One genomic segment of Pseudomonas fortuita includes these proteins:
- a CDS encoding YebC/PmpR family DNA-binding transcriptional regulator, with product MGAQWKAKHRETAANAKGKVMGKLSKEIQIAAKSGADPDMNPRLRLAIVQAKKASMTRETLERAIRKGAGLDGDAVQYSAVTYEGFAPHQVPLIVECLTDNVNRTVAQIRVLFRKGQLGASGSVAWDFNHVGLIEATPEGDADPEMAAIEAGAQDFEEGEEEGSTLFITDTTDLDAVQKALPEHGFTVTAAKIGYTPKNPVSAASLSAEALAEVEAFLEAIDENDDVQNVYVGLTD from the coding sequence ATGGGCGCACAGTGGAAAGCCAAACATAGAGAAACAGCGGCCAATGCCAAAGGCAAGGTCATGGGCAAGCTGTCCAAGGAAATCCAGATCGCTGCCAAATCGGGCGCCGATCCCGACATGAACCCACGCCTGCGCCTGGCCATCGTGCAAGCCAAGAAGGCTTCGATGACCCGTGAAACCCTGGAGCGGGCGATTCGCAAGGGCGCTGGTCTGGACGGTGATGCCGTGCAGTACTCGGCAGTAACCTACGAAGGGTTCGCGCCGCACCAGGTGCCGTTGATCGTCGAGTGCCTGACCGACAACGTCAACCGCACCGTCGCGCAAATCCGTGTGCTGTTCCGCAAGGGCCAGCTGGGTGCCAGCGGCTCGGTGGCCTGGGACTTCAACCACGTCGGCCTGATCGAAGCCACCCCGGAAGGTGACGCCGACCCGGAAATGGCGGCCATCGAAGCCGGCGCTCAGGACTTCGAAGAAGGTGAAGAAGAGGGCTCGACCCTGTTCATTACCGACACCACTGACCTCGATGCCGTGCAGAAGGCCCTGCCGGAGCACGGCTTCACCGTGACCGCGGCGAAAATCGGCTATACCCCGAAGAACCCGGTGAGCGCAGCCAGCCTGAGTGCTGAAGCACTGGCTGAGGTTGAAGCGTTCCTCGAAGCGATCGACGAGAACGATGACGTGCAGAACGTCTACGTCGGCCTCACTGACTAA
- a CDS encoding FAD-dependent oxidoreductase yields MRPFWLQQALDSTQEAVCPPLQGDTRCDVCIVGGGYTGLWTALMLKEAVPALEVVLIEADICGAGASGRNGGCALSWSAKYFTLERLFGVAEAVRLVRESERSIACIGEFCAANGIDCDFRLDGTLYTATNPAQVGATDAVIAALEHKGINSFRRLPLEQVQRLAGSARHLEGWFSPAAATVQPGKLVRGLRRVALQRGVRIHEGTAMTGLEHGAPVQVRTAHGTVRADRVVLGLNAWMARAFPQFERSVAIVSSDMVITEPCPELLGQTGLDSGISVLDSRIFVHYYHNTSDGRLMLGKGGNTFAYGGRMLPVFDQPSPYRPLLRETLGEFFPALAEVPLAASWNGPSDRSVTGLPFFGRLDGQGNVFYGFGYSGSGVGPCHMGGQILSSLALGLDNPWTRSPLVKGPLGLFPPEPIRYLGSLMVRNAIRRKERAEDHGLRPRRLDVRLARFAAAAGKADKG; encoded by the coding sequence ATGAGACCCTTCTGGCTGCAACAGGCCCTGGATTCCACGCAGGAGGCGGTGTGCCCGCCGCTGCAAGGCGATACCCGTTGCGATGTGTGCATTGTCGGTGGCGGTTATACCGGCCTGTGGACGGCACTGATGCTCAAGGAGGCCGTACCGGCCCTGGAGGTGGTGCTGATCGAAGCCGACATCTGCGGCGCCGGTGCCAGTGGCCGCAATGGTGGCTGCGCGTTGTCCTGGTCGGCCAAGTACTTCACCCTCGAACGCCTGTTCGGCGTGGCCGAGGCGGTGCGCCTGGTGCGCGAGTCGGAGCGCAGCATCGCCTGCATCGGCGAGTTTTGCGCGGCCAATGGCATCGACTGCGACTTTCGGCTGGACGGCACGTTGTACACTGCCACCAACCCGGCCCAGGTAGGCGCCACCGATGCGGTGATCGCCGCGCTGGAGCACAAGGGGATCAACTCGTTCCGCCGCCTGCCACTGGAGCAGGTGCAGCGCCTGGCGGGTTCGGCGCGGCACCTGGAGGGCTGGTTCTCGCCGGCCGCCGCCACGGTGCAGCCGGGCAAGCTGGTGCGCGGCTTGCGTCGGGTGGCCTTGCAACGCGGCGTGCGCATTCATGAAGGCACAGCCATGACTGGCCTGGAGCACGGTGCCCCGGTGCAGGTACGCACCGCTCATGGCACCGTGCGCGCCGACCGCGTGGTGCTGGGCCTCAATGCCTGGATGGCACGCGCCTTCCCGCAGTTCGAGCGCAGTGTGGCGATCGTTTCCAGCGACATGGTGATCACCGAGCCGTGCCCCGAACTGCTCGGCCAGACCGGCCTGGACAGCGGAATCAGCGTGCTCGACTCGCGTATTTTCGTGCATTACTACCACAACACCTCTGATGGTCGGCTGATGCTCGGCAAGGGTGGCAACACCTTCGCGTATGGCGGGCGCATGCTGCCGGTATTCGACCAGCCTTCGCCGTACCGGCCCTTGCTGCGCGAAACCCTTGGCGAGTTTTTCCCGGCCTTGGCCGAGGTGCCACTGGCGGCCAGCTGGAACGGGCCGTCGGACCGTTCGGTGACCGGCTTGCCGTTCTTTGGTCGCCTGGACGGTCAGGGCAACGTGTTCTACGGCTTTGGTTACTCCGGCAGCGGCGTTGGCCCGTGTCATATGGGCGGGCAGATTCTTTCGTCGCTGGCGCTGGGGCTGGATAACCCGTGGACCCGTTCGCCGCTGGTCAAGGGGCCGCTGGGGCTGTTCCCGCCCGAACCGATCCGCTACCTGGGCTCGCTGATGGTGCGCAATGCCATCCGTCGCAAGGAGCGCGCCGAGGATCACGGCTTGCGGCCGCGTCGCCTGGATGTGCGCCTGGCGCGGTTTGCGGCGGCGGCGGGCAAAGCCGATAAAGGCTGA
- a CDS encoding LysR family transcriptional regulator, with amino-acid sequence MNPTFASLSLAHLRTLDHLLQLKNLSHAAERLGVSQSALSRQLAHLREAFDDPLLVRQGRGYVLSEYAEALVEPLRQVLEELHALRQPAVFDPARCERRFCLAASDYVAEHMLPLLVAALEREAPGVSLEYRTWQAGQYALLASGEIDLATTLFDESPPNLHGRLLGEDRAVCLMRHDHPLAAHTSLSQANYLAHKHVRISGGGDKDSFIDRHLRAQGLQRRVSLEVPFFSATVKVVANSHAVATVPEHIARQLCRLHDLAWRPLGFIEHSQRYWVVWHQRLQASAEHRWLRNRVFELWRQSQFGVQGGHAGLP; translated from the coding sequence ATGAACCCCACCTTCGCCTCCCTCAGCCTCGCCCACCTGCGCACCCTCGACCATTTGCTGCAGTTGAAAAACCTCAGCCACGCCGCCGAGCGCCTGGGCGTCAGCCAGTCGGCCCTCAGCCGCCAGTTGGCCCACCTGCGCGAAGCCTTCGACGACCCGTTGCTGGTTCGCCAAGGCCGCGGCTACGTACTCAGCGAATACGCCGAAGCCCTGGTTGAACCGCTACGCCAGGTCCTCGAAGAACTGCACGCCCTGCGCCAGCCCGCCGTATTCGATCCAGCGCGCTGTGAGCGCCGTTTCTGCCTGGCCGCTTCGGACTACGTGGCCGAGCACATGCTGCCGTTACTGGTGGCCGCGCTGGAACGCGAAGCGCCCGGCGTATCGCTGGAGTACCGTACCTGGCAGGCCGGCCAGTATGCGTTGCTGGCCAGCGGCGAAATCGACCTGGCAACCACCTTGTTCGACGAGTCGCCACCCAACCTGCACGGGCGCTTGCTGGGTGAGGACCGCGCGGTGTGCCTGATGCGCCACGATCACCCGCTGGCCGCCCACACCTCGCTCAGCCAGGCCAATTACCTGGCGCACAAGCATGTGCGGATTTCTGGCGGTGGCGACAAGGACAGTTTCATCGACCGTCACCTTCGCGCCCAAGGCCTGCAGCGGCGTGTCAGCCTGGAAGTGCCGTTTTTTTCCGCCACCGTAAAGGTCGTTGCCAACAGCCATGCCGTGGCCACCGTGCCCGAGCACATCGCCCGGCAACTGTGCCGCTTGCATGACCTGGCCTGGCGGCCGTTGGGCTTTATCGAGCATAGCCAGCGCTACTGGGTGGTGTGGCACCAGCGGCTGCAGGCTTCGGCCGAGCATCGCTGGTTGCGCAACCGGGTGTTCGAGCTGTGGCGTCAGTCGCAGTTTGGCGTGCAGGGCGGGCATGCGGGTTTGCCATAG